Within the Azospirillum brasilense genome, the region CGATCCGGAGACGATCTTGGCGGCCGGGCCGGGGCTGGTGGCGGGGATCGCCGGGGTGGTCGCCCTGGCCCTGGCGGTCAGCTACGGCATCGGGCGCCTGCTGGGATTGCCGCCGCGCATGGCGGTGCTGGTCGCCTGCGGCAACTCGATCTGCGGCAACTCGGCCATCGCGGCGACGGCGCCGGTGATCGGGGCGCACGGCGACGACGTGGCCGCGGCCATCGCCTTCACGGCGGTGCTGGGTGTTCTGGTGGTGTTGGGTCTGCCGCTGCTGGTGCCGCTGCTCGGACTCACCCCCATGCAGTACGGCGTGTTCGCCGGGCTGACCGTTTACGCGGTGCCGCAGATCCTGGCGGCGACGGCGCCGGTCGGTGCGCTGAGCGTCCAGGTCGGGACTCTGGTGAAGCTGCTGCGCGTGCTGATGCTCGGCCCGGTGGTGGTGGCGTTGGCCTTGATGGCAAAGCCGGAGGGGAGCGCGCCGGAGCACGGCAAAACCCGCGTGCCGCTGCGCCGGCTGGTGCCTTGGTTCATCCTCGGCTTCCTGGCGCTGGCCGGGCTGCGGGCGGCGGGGCTGATCCCGGAGGCCGCCCTGACGGCCAGCCAGACCGCGGCGGGCATCCTGACGGTGCTGTCGATGGCCGCGCTGGGGCTCGGGGTGGATATGCGGATGCTGTCGCGGGCAGGTCTGCGCGTTACTGCGGCGGTGGTGCTGTCGCTGGCGGCGCTCGGCGCCATCGGGCTGGGGCTGATCCGGCTGTTGGGAATCATGTGAGCGTGGATGGGGCAGCGGCAGGGCGGCAGCGCTTGCAGGGGTGGAAGCCCGCCGCCTCCGCAGCAGCGGCGTCGGGGTGGAAGGAGACGTTTTCCCGCTTGGCCCGACGCGATGGACAGGACGGCCGGCAATAGACGCCGGTGGTGCGCACCGCGTAGACGAAGCGCCCCTCACCGTCCCGGTCCCGGCGCATCACGGCGCTCCACATCGCGTCCTCGTTCATGGTGTCCTCCCGATTCTGATGGCGGGATCGTCGCGGATGCCGCGACGGAGGGCCACCCGTTTCCTGCGCCACGCAAAAAGACGGCCGGCAGAGGTTCTGCCGGCCGCGAGGTTCGGGGAGGGAGGGACGCGAAGCGGGGGAGCCTTACTTCTGGATGCCGGTGACCTGCTGCTGGGCCTTGTTGCCGATGCCGGCGGCGAGGTTGGAGACGGTGCCAAGGTTCTGATTGAACAGGGCGCCCGGCGCGCCGAACTGCATGGCCTTGACCTGCTGCTGGGCGGTGTTGCCGATGCCGACCGCGCTGTTGCTGACGTTGCCAGCGTTGCTGTTGAAGCCGCCCAGAGCGAAGGGCGTCTTCACCCCGCCGCCCATCCCGCCCGTCTGGACGCCGAAGACCTGCTGCTTGGCCTTGTTGCCGACGCCGGCGGCGAGGTTGGAGACGTTGCCCAGGTTGGAGGCGGTGCCGAAGGGCCCGGCCAGCCCGCCACCGGCCTGCACGCCGAAGACCTGCTGCTGCGCCTTGTTCTGGATGCCCGCGGCGGTGTTGGAGATGACGCCCAGGTTGCTGGTGCTGCCCATCGGGATGCCGCCGGTCATCAGGTCGCCGGCGAAGGCCGGGGCGGAGCACAGGACGGCGACGGCGGCGGCGATCAGGGTGGTGCGGCGCATGGTGTGGTTTCCTTCCGGTGTCTGGGGGAGTTGGCTTCTGGAGGATTTGACTGCCGGTTCCGTCTGCGTCGGGGCCCGGCCTGTTCGATGACCAGACAGTACGCCCCGCCGCCCATCCCCGCTGTGGCCTGCGCCACACTGTGAGACAGCTTTTCCGAAAGGCTCTTTCTTCCGCCCAAACCGTTGAGGCACGGGTGATTTCCTGTACGATCCCCCGACGCCTTTTCCGGCACCCGCCCCTGTTCCGTGCGGGGCCACCACAACGATGCGAGACGGCGCAATGCTTCAGACACCCGACCGGCTGGACCCGGAGGTCGTGATCTTCGATTTCGACGGCGTCATCATCGACTCCGTGCCCACCAAGAACGGCGGCTTCGCCATCCTCTACGGCATCGACGATGCGGAGACGGAGGAGCGGATGCGCCAAACGATCTGGCGCAACGGCGGCCTCAGCCGGTTCAAGATGCTGGCGATCCTGGAGCGCGAGATGTTCGGGCGCGATCCCGGCCCGGCGGAGATCGACGCTCTGGCCCGCCGCTACGCTGAGATCGTCGATCCGCGCGTTCCCGACTGCGCGCTGATCGGCGGCGCGGAGACGGTGCTGGACCGGCTGGACGGCACGCCCTGCCACCTCGTCTCGGGCACGCCCCACGAGGTTCTGCTGGGCACTGTGCGCGCCAAGAGGCTGGAGCGGCATTTCCGCAGCATCACCGGCTCCCCCAACGTGAAGGCGGAGGTCTTTGCGCGCATCGTTGCGGAGGGTGGGCACGACCCGGCGCGGGCGCTCGCCATCGGCGATTCCCTGACCGAGCTGGAGGCCGCCCGCAAGGCCGGCATGGGCTTCGTGGGCGTGGTGTCGGAAGGGCTGCCGAACCCCTTCCCGCCCGACGTGACGGTGGTCGGCGACCTGCACGGGCTCGCCCAACGACTCTGAGCGGCGGATTTGCGGTAAACGGTCGCATTGGGGTATTGTTTATGGGGCCAACAATCCATAAATGATTATGGCATCCTATGACGAAAGGGAGGTCCGTATGCCCGTGCCGAAAGAGGCTGCCGAAGCCGCCCGTGACCGTTATCTGGCGATCCTCAGCGGGTACCCCGGTATGACCCGCGCCGAAGTCACGAAGCTGTCCGACGACTACGCCATCGCGGTCAATTTCGCGTCGGGCATCCCCGACGATCTTCCCAAGGATCTGGACGGCGTGCCGGTGATCGCACGCACCCAGTGACGCTTACCCGGTAACGCGCAAACGCGACGCCCGGTCCACTGTCTGGACCGGGCGTTTCGCGTGTCCGGCGCTTACGCCGGGTTGGAGGGGGTGGTGGCGTCGGCGCGTTCGGCCGGTGCCTTGTTCATCGCCATCGCCATCATCTGGCTCGCCTGCGCGGTGCAGGTCGCGGCCAGCGTACGCACTGTCTGGCCGCCTTCGACGAGAAGCCGGCTGAGCATCGGGCCGGGCGCTTCGAAGGTGCCGATGAAGACCCGCTCCTCCTCCCCCTTGCCGGCGAAGCCGCGTTTGAACAGGTGGACGCCGGGGTTGGCCTGGGCGTTGACGCCGTGCAGGTCGTAGCGCTTCCCGCCGTTCGCCTTCACCCACCGCATCGCCTTCCAATGGACGAGGAAAGCCGCGTTCAGCGGCAGTCCGGCCTCCGCGGTGGCCGAGTTCTGCATCAGCGCGGTGTCGCCGAGCAGCGACACCACCACGCCGGCCACCGGCTCGCCGTTGTGGGAGGCCATCACGGCGTGCATCTTCATGCCGTCGGGCAGGGCGCGGTGGACCTTCGTCAGGGTGCGGCTGTCGAAGGCGCGGAAGCCCTTGCGGCGCTGCGTCTGGATGAACAGGTCGTCGATGGCGTCGAGGATCTCCGGCGAAGAGCCCTCGACGACCTCCAGCCCGGCCCCCTCGGCCTTGGCGAGGCCGCGGCGCCAGTGGCGGGACAGGTCCTTGTGGATCGTCGCCTCGTCGCGGGTCAGATCCATGATGAAGGTGCGGTAGGGGGCCTTGGCGTCGCTGTGCCGCATCCCCAGCGCCTCCATGGCGGACAGCGCGCGGGCGCCCTCCCCTGCCCCGTCCTCGACGCGCGGCAGGACGCGCAGGAACAGGCCGCGGCGGCCGCTGTATTCGGCCTTCATCGCTTTCATGATCGCCAGGAAGTCGGCTGGATCGGCTTGCCGGCCCTTGGGGCACCACAGCGGTCCCCACATGACCAGCGCGATGCCGCCGATGCCCGGCACCCGGCGGACGAGAAGCTGCGCCGCGGCGACCGGCTGGCCGTCCCGGCGCAGCACGATGTGGCTGAGGTCGCGGCCGGGATGGGCGATGCGCCCGAAATCCCAGGTCTGGAAGATATTGGCGTCGTCGAAGCCGTTCATGACGGCGTACCAGCCGCCGCGGTCCATACGGTCGATTTCGACAGCCGGTGAAGCGTCCAGGCAATCGCCCCCAAATGCGTCGGTGTGAATCTGGCGTTTCCCCAGCGAAGTCACGTCGAGCCTCTCGCGTGGTTGGTCGAATGGGCGCAGTCGGGGCGGACGTGGAACCTCGCCCGTCCCGCTTCCCTGGCCGGAGGCCAGAGCCGTCGCATCGTCGAAGGTCGAAGCTCCGCGGAAGGTCTTAGACAATTCACGCGCGGCCTACGGTCTTTGCGATCGTCCACAAACAATAGGAGACGCACGGGAAAATCACACAAACCCTGATGGGTTCGCGCAAAATCCCACTGGATTATTCTCTGTGGCTAAGCGCTTTTTCTGAGGATTGTATGGGCTACGCCCGTATCGACGGTTATGTTGCGGCGCAATACGCCCAATTCGACGCCAGTCGAGCGGGAATCCGTGCTTCGACGTTTAAAACATCGTCAGTTGGATGATGCCGTCGGCGCGGGCGTGGCGTTCCGCCGCGTTGGCGGCGGCATCCTGGGCGCCGTCCTGCGATTGGGCGATCCCGACGGCAAGGCGTTCCCCGGCCACCGACACGGTCCAGGTCCAGCGTCCATCGGTCCGCCACGACACGACTAACTCGCAGCCATGCGCCTGACACACCAGTTGCCGCACCGACCAGTTCGCCGCCATTCGCGCAACCTCACAGCCCCGGCGCCGCCTCCGGCCCCGTATGCCTCAGTTATGCACCGGAGAGGCCATGTTCCGCCAGTGCCGGCTGTTCCGCACCGCGGGTAGACACCCATTGCGGGGGTTGGGACGACTTGATAGCTTCCCAGACGACTCCGGCAAATGTGGCGACGAGGGGGCAATGACCGGCGACGATTTGAAGCTGCTGCGCGAGAGGCGCGGCCTCACCCAGACGCAGATGGCCGCGTTCGTGAACGAACTGACTGGCCGGCGTTACGACAAGCAGCGGCTCAGCAAGTGGGAGACGGGGCGCGAACCCCTGCCCCGCGATGTGCTGGGCCGCCTGCTGCTGCTCTCCCTGGAGCAGCCGGCGACCGAGGCGCCGCGCGCCGGCACGACCATCGCCATCGGCCTGCAGAAGGGCGGCACGGCCAAAACGGCGACCTCGATCAACGTCGCCTTCATGCTGGCCCGGTCGGGGAATCGCGTGCTGCTGGTGGACGCCGATCCGCAGGGCAACGCCACGGTCCATGTCGGCGTGCCGCAGACCGACGTGGTGGCGCTGACCGAGCAGGGCAGGGTGCTCTACCACGCGCTGATGGGCAAGGCGAAGCTGGCCGAGGTCATCCGCCCGACCAGCGTGGAAGGGCTGGACGTCGTACCGTCGAGCATCGCCCTCGCCAGCGCCGACACGGAACTGCCCGGCAACCTGACCAACGCCCAGACCGCCATGGCGGAGATGCTGGACGCGGTGCGGGGCGATTACGATTTCATCCTGATCGACTGCGCGCCGAACCTGGGGGCGGTCACCATCAACGCGCTGACCGCGGCGGACTATGTGCTGATTCCCTGCCAGGCGGAGCCGCACGCCATTCTGGGAGTCAACGCCTTCCTGGACACCGTGACGAAGATCCAGCGGCGGCTGAACCCGAACCTGCGGATTCTGGGCGTGCTGCCGACCATGCTCAACCCCCGCCAGACGCAGGACCGTTCCTCGCTGGAGGACATCGGCCGGCTGTGGGGCGAGGATTACCGGGTCTTCCCGCCGGTGCCGCGCGCGACCATCTACGCGCAGGCCGCCGGGGCCAACGTCATCACGCTCGACGCCGACATCGGCGCGCCGGGCGTGGAAAGCTACGCCGCCATCGCCGGTGCCCTTCTGAAGGCCACCGGACGCATCCGGGAGTTGTCCGATGCCGCCTAAGAAGCTGACCCGCCAGACCGCCGCCACGGTCCTGCAAGCGAAGAGCACCGCCCCGGCCCCGGAGACCGACCGGCTGTTCGGGCTGACCGGTGCCCTGCCCCGGCTGATCGAAGCCGACGTCGCCGCCATCCGCACCGACCCCAACCAGCCGCGCACCGTCTTCGACGAGACCGCGCTCGCCTCGCTGGCCGCTTCCATCGAGCGGCACGGGCTTCAGCAGCCGGTGCTGGTGCAGGAGACGGCGGAGAAGGGCGTCTACCGCCTCGTGGCCGGCGAGCGCCGCCTGCGCGCCCACCAGATGCTCGGCCGCCCGACCATCGCCGCCATCATCACCAAGGGCAAGGCGGAGGAGATCGCGCTGATCGAGAATGTCCAGCGCGTGGACCTGGACGCCATCGATCTGGCCCGTGGCCTGACCCAGCTCATCGACAGCCACGGCTACGCCCAGGCGGAGGTCGCCGCGGTGCTCGGCTGTTCGGAGGCCGAGGTGTCAAAGCGGCTGAAGGTGCTGGACCTGCCCATCGACATCCTCCGCGAGTACCGGGAGAACCCCGACGCGGTGTCCCGTTCCGCCCTGGTCGAGTTGGCGTTCGTCGGCGACGAGGGGGAGGTGCGGCGGCTGTGGCAGTCGGCGCGCACCGGCGGGCTGACGGTT harbors:
- a CDS encoding YeiH family protein, whose product is MPNDLLPSPCRTLGALLPGILLCSGVSGVALALQSLEVRVFGQAWLEALVLAILIGVALRSVWAPGQRWKAGTDFSAKTLLEVAVLLLGASIDPETILAAGPGLVAGIAGVVALALAVSYGIGRLLGLPPRMAVLVACGNSICGNSAIAATAPVIGAHGDDVAAAIAFTAVLGVLVVLGLPLLVPLLGLTPMQYGVFAGLTVYAVPQILAATAPVGALSVQVGTLVKLLRVLMLGPVVVALALMAKPEGSAPEHGKTRVPLRRLVPWFILGFLALAGLRAAGLIPEAALTASQTAAGILTVLSMAALGLGVDMRMLSRAGLRVTAAVVLSLAALGAIGLGLIRLLGIM
- a CDS encoding Ada metal-binding domain-containing protein encodes the protein MNEDAMWSAVMRRDRDGEGRFVYAVRTTGVYCRPSCPSRRAKRENVSFHPDAAAAEAAGFHPCKRCRPAAAPSTLT
- a CDS encoding HAD family hydrolase yields the protein MLQTPDRLDPEVVIFDFDGVIIDSVPTKNGGFAILYGIDDAETEERMRQTIWRNGGLSRFKMLAILEREMFGRDPGPAEIDALARRYAEIVDPRVPDCALIGGAETVLDRLDGTPCHLVSGTPHEVLLGTVRAKRLERHFRSITGSPNVKAEVFARIVAEGGHDPARALAIGDSLTELEAARKAGMGFVGVVSEGLPNPFPPDVTVVGDLHGLAQRL
- a CDS encoding lipid II:glycine glycyltransferase FemX, producing MDRGGWYAVMNGFDDANIFQTWDFGRIAHPGRDLSHIVLRRDGQPVAAAQLLVRRVPGIGGIALVMWGPLWCPKGRQADPADFLAIMKAMKAEYSGRRGLFLRVLPRVEDGAGEGARALSAMEALGMRHSDAKAPYRTFIMDLTRDEATIHKDLSRHWRRGLAKAEGAGLEVVEGSSPEILDAIDDLFIQTQRRKGFRAFDSRTLTKVHRALPDGMKMHAVMASHNGEPVAGVVVSLLGDTALMQNSATAEAGLPLNAAFLVHWKAMRWVKANGGKRYDLHGVNAQANPGVHLFKRGFAGKGEEERVFIGTFEAPGPMLSRLLVEGGQTVRTLAATCTAQASQMMAMAMNKAPAERADATTPSNPA
- a CDS encoding AAA family ATPase, whose product is MTGDDLKLLRERRGLTQTQMAAFVNELTGRRYDKQRLSKWETGREPLPRDVLGRLLLLSLEQPATEAPRAGTTIAIGLQKGGTAKTATSINVAFMLARSGNRVLLVDADPQGNATVHVGVPQTDVVALTEQGRVLYHALMGKAKLAEVIRPTSVEGLDVVPSSIALASADTELPGNLTNAQTAMAEMLDAVRGDYDFILIDCAPNLGAVTINALTAADYVLIPCQAEPHAILGVNAFLDTVTKIQRRLNPNLRILGVLPTMLNPRQTQDRSSLEDIGRLWGEDYRVFPPVPRATIYAQAAGANVITLDADIGAPGVESYAAIAGALLKATGRIRELSDAA
- a CDS encoding ParB/RepB/Spo0J family partition protein, whose protein sequence is MPPKKLTRQTAATVLQAKSTAPAPETDRLFGLTGALPRLIEADVAAIRTDPNQPRTVFDETALASLAASIERHGLQQPVLVQETAEKGVYRLVAGERRLRAHQMLGRPTIAAIITKGKAEEIALIENVQRVDLDAIDLARGLTQLIDSHGYAQAEVAAVLGCSEAEVSKRLKVLDLPIDILREYRENPDAVSRSALVELAFVGDEGEVRRLWQSARTGGLTVQSVRAARASKAPGSVEPMRVLGRSINRIEKELKAIDAVSAAMQKEHRELLRDLRMRIDDLLGE